In Lactiplantibacillus pentosus, the sequence TGATGACGTTATTAGTCCAAGTCTTCTGGTTCTTCGGTATTCACGGCTCTAACGTGTTAGCACCAATCTTGGATGGGATTTGGTTAACTGCTCAGCTTGCTAATGTTAACGCTTACCAAGCTGGCAAAGCCTTACCATACGTTTGGACTCGGAACTGTTTTGACTTATACGCTTGGATTGGTGGGGCCGGCTCGACCTTACTACTGTTAGTCGCCATCTTGGTCTTCAGTAAACGGGACGATCAACGTTCGGTTGCCAAATTAGCGATTGGACCTGGATTCTTCAACATTAACGAACCAGTTATGTTTGGGATGCCAATCGTGCTTGACCCAATCTACTTTATTCCGTTCGTCTTAGCACCCGTTGTGACCGTTTCAATCGCTTACGCCGCTTTGGCTGCCGGTTGGGTCGCACCAATTACGAACAACATTGTTTGGTCAATGCCACCGATTATGAATGCGTTAGTTGCCACTATGGATTGGCGTTCAGTTGTCTTACAGCTGTTCAACGCCGCAGTTGCCTTCATTATTTACGTGCCATTTGTTAAGGCCGCTAATAAGATTAAACCAGCAGCGATTGGAGAATAGATTGTCATGAAAAGCTTAAAGCAGTGTTTACTCATCGGGATGAACCTTGGATTTTTAGCCGTTATCTTAAGTCCCTTGGCCGGAACTACGGGTCAATGGGTGACGCTCGGATTAGGTTTGGCGGTTAGTGCAGCGCTCTTCGTCGTTTATCGGCGGGTGGGCCAGTTAGAGAGGAGCCATAAACATGCAGATTAAATTAACTTTGAATGCCCCAGTGGATTATTTATACCAACAGTTGATCGATTCCGCGCGCGCTGATATTCAGCAGCAAACTGGACGACCAGCACCACGTCAGAGTCTTCAAGGCTACGAATATGCAAAACAGTGGTCTAACGGTCTGACTGGTCAATTGAAGATCACCCACGCACAGCCGGGTGTCCATTACGCCTACGAACTAGAGACGCCGCGTGACCATTACGGGGTCGACTACCAATTCGCGACAACTGACGATGGTCAGCAAACCGTCTTAGAATACGCTGAAACCTTCCTCGGTAAAGATCGGAAGACTAATGCCAACAATAAGCTTGGCGTCCTCTTCCTGGGCTGGTTCCGCAAACGCCGCTTTAAGAAAATGATGACGCAAATGGCTGCTAGTTATGGGCAGTAAACATTAGGATTGAAAAACGATTTCGCTCACTTGGGCGAGATCGTTTTTTCATTGGCGTGAAGTTGATGTGAATTGTGATCATAATGCGCTGCTGGTTGGTGTACTGTTAGTCAGCTGAGGGGTGACCTAGGCCGACTTCCAGGGCCAGCTGACAATTGCTGGAACGTAGCCGACATCGATTTGAACTCACGCAGAAGACCACTGCGCAATTTCAAATACGAGTCTTATTCTAAGCCGGAAGTAACCCACTTCCAGCTAAGAATAATTTGGCTACTGAGCATTGTCAGCTGGCCCTTACAGTCGGGAAGCCGCTCAACTGGCGGATGAACGACCACCCAACTTGGTACAATTGGCCATTTGATATTAGGTGGCTGGACCTTCAGGCAAACTTTGAATTAGTACTGCATTGATTTATGACATTTATCGACTTAGTAAGGCGGTTTGAAGGCCATTGATAAATCTCAGTGGAAGTGGCCCTTAAAAGTGCGAATAGAATAATCCTATGTATGGAATTTGAGGCTTTGCCATTTCAGTCGGTAACTGAGTGGTACAGACTAACAGCAGTGGTACATAGTGTTCCAATGGTGGTCGCGATACCATCAAGAGGGAACAAGTACGCAACGACGCTGTAAGCCCTTTCAGAGCGACTGCGATTGCCTTATACTAGTTTTTGTAAGTTAAATCAAAGGGAGGAAACAACTTATGATGAACGGTTTTAACGTGTTTATGGAAAAACACATTGTACCATTTGCGGTTAAGTTGAACGAGCAACGGCACGTTGCAGCGATTCGGGATGCTTTCATGTATACATTTCCAATCACAATGGCTGCCTCGTTAGTTATTTTAATTAATAATTTGGTCTTTTCCAAAACAGGGTTTATTGCACAAATTCTATTTTTACCCAAATTTTTCCCACATTTGGAAAATGCGCAGAAGTTATTGACTTCGGTGACTAACGGGACCATGAATATTTTGTCGATTTTCATTGCCTATTTAGTTGCGCGGAATCTAGCAAAATATTTTAAGGCGGACGACATGTTAGTAGGGATGACGGGGATTGCCTGCTTCATGATTTTATACTCACCATCGATCGTTAAAGATGGCGTTACTTATCTACCAACAACCTACTTAGGTGCCCAAGGGTTATTTGTGGCAATGATTGTAGGTGGCTTAGTTGGTGAATTTTTGCCGCGCTTAACGAAGATTAAAAAGATGCAGATCAAGATGCCTGAAATGGTTCCGCCGGCAGTTGCGCGGTCCTTCAACGGGCTCATTCCAATCGTTATTATGATTATGTTGTTCTCTATGCTGAACTATGGCTTATCACTAATTTCACCACAAGGTATCAATGATATTATTTATAAATCAATTCAAACACCTTTGACCCATATTGGCGTTAACCTGTTTGGGGTTATCATCATCGCTATTGTTCAAAATCTCTTGTGGTTAGTTGGGATTCACGGTCCGAATACATTAAACGCTTTACGTTCCATTATCTTTACTGAAGCTGATTTGAAGAATCAAACGTTTATTAACGCTCACGGGACGGCATGGGGTGTTCCCAACCGTGCGACCTGGAGTGTGTTAAATGATGTTTTTGCGAACATGGGTGGTAGCGGGATGACCCTTGGTTTGATTATTGCCATCTTCCTGGTTTCACGGCGTAAAGATTATCGTGAAATTGCCAAACTAGCGTTGGTACCAGGGTTGTTCAACATTAATGAGCCATTGATGTTTGGGTTACCAATCGTCTTGAACCCAATTATGGCGATTCCATTTGTTTTAACACCAGTCATCAATATCTTGGTTGGTTATACGGTGACCGTTATCTTTAATTGGATACCAACACCGGCCTTTGGATTGACATGGACGACGCCTGGACCGCTGATGCCGTTCTTAGGAACAGGTGGTAACTGGCTTGGTCTGATTATTGGTTTTCTTTGTTTAGGAATTTCTGTATTAACGTACATGCCGTTTGTTCTGGCCGCGAATAAGATGATGGCTTCGGATAGCCAGTCTGACAAAAATACGCAGGATGCAGCAGACGGTAGTACGGCAGAAGCAGCTAAGGCGTAAGTTTAAAGGAGTAGATATGACAATTAAAGGACGAGCATTTCCCGATGGTTTTCTATGGGGCGGTGCGGTTGCAGCACACCAACTAGAGGGTGGTTATAACGAAGGTGGAAAAGGGATTAGTACAGCCGACATTATGACGTTAGGTACTAACGAGCAGCCACGAGAAATTACGGATGGCGTGGTCCCAGATAAGTATTACCCGAATCATCAAGCAATTGATTTTTATCATCGTTATCCCGAAGACATCAAATTATTTGCTGAAATGGGCTTCAAGTGCTTTCGGACATCGATTGCCTGGACGCGAATTTTCCCGAATGGTGATGAGGA encodes:
- a CDS encoding DUF3284 domain-containing protein, whose amino-acid sequence is MQIKLTLNAPVDYLYQQLIDSARADIQQQTGRPAPRQSLQGYEYAKQWSNGLTGQLKITHAQPGVHYAYELETPRDHYGVDYQFATTDDGQQTVLEYAETFLGKDRKTNANNKLGVLFLGWFRKRRFKKMMTQMAASYGQ
- a CDS encoding PTS sugar transporter subunit IIC; the protein is MNGFNVFMEKHIVPFAVKLNEQRHVAAIRDAFMYTFPITMAASLVILINNLVFSKTGFIAQILFLPKFFPHLENAQKLLTSVTNGTMNILSIFIAYLVARNLAKYFKADDMLVGMTGIACFMILYSPSIVKDGVTYLPTTYLGAQGLFVAMIVGGLVGEFLPRLTKIKKMQIKMPEMVPPAVARSFNGLIPIVIMIMLFSMLNYGLSLISPQGINDIIYKSIQTPLTHIGVNLFGVIIIAIVQNLLWLVGIHGPNTLNALRSIIFTEADLKNQTFINAHGTAWGVPNRATWSVLNDVFANMGGSGMTLGLIIAIFLVSRRKDYREIAKLALVPGLFNINEPLMFGLPIVLNPIMAIPFVLTPVINILVGYTVTVIFNWIPTPAFGLTWTTPGPLMPFLGTGGNWLGLIIGFLCLGISVLTYMPFVLAANKMMASDSQSDKNTQDAADGSTAEAAKA